A genome region from Pseudomonas sp. N3-W includes the following:
- a CDS encoding sensor domain-containing diguanylate cyclase produces the protein MSSIELENDSIESDYEALISFMYLSPVGLVRSDLSGKIDMLNPMATQLLMPLVKSIGLGNLFETLASAAPDLRNLVSSFRESCGSICENHRIHVSSAADGGIVLACTIVKVNDEVLITVLTDISSQVATERRLKQADSWLDAIYTIVNDFAVLGLTQQGVINSWSPSAERLTGYTESEAIGEALGRFYSLSASEVDVLKEQLIFAREEGWHSRDYLCQHKSGRSFFAQTMIAVLRDESDEFSGYTVVFRDITERKVSSDNLANLLTKDHLTGAVNRAHFFNLAERELARASRYEHSISIIMLDADHFKHVNDSWGHPVGDEVLKSIVKIAEGVLRPGDTIARFGGEEFVVMLPKSNSIETSVIAERLRSSIEASSVDAGDEEIKITVSIGCASMSQSRSTLKQLLVSADTALYQAKSRGRNCIVDIDDC, from the coding sequence ATGAGTAGCATAGAGCTGGAAAATGACTCAATCGAGTCAGATTACGAAGCATTAATTTCATTCATGTATCTATCGCCAGTAGGACTCGTAAGATCCGATCTCAGCGGAAAAATTGATATGCTTAATCCCATGGCAACACAATTGTTGATGCCATTGGTAAAGTCTATTGGCCTTGGAAATCTTTTTGAAACACTTGCTTCCGCGGCGCCCGATTTACGTAACCTTGTATCGAGCTTTAGAGAGTCATGCGGATCAATATGCGAGAATCATAGAATCCACGTATCGTCCGCAGCCGACGGAGGTATTGTTCTCGCATGTACAATTGTTAAGGTCAACGACGAGGTTCTGATAACAGTTCTGACTGATATTTCTTCCCAGGTTGCAACTGAAAGGAGACTAAAGCAGGCAGACTCGTGGCTGGACGCCATTTATACGATTGTTAACGATTTCGCAGTTCTCGGCTTGACTCAACAGGGAGTAATTAATAGCTGGAGTCCTTCGGCAGAGCGTTTAACAGGTTACACGGAATCCGAGGCTATTGGTGAGGCGTTGGGCCGATTCTATAGTTTGTCCGCTTCGGAAGTTGATGTTTTGAAGGAGCAACTCATATTCGCACGTGAAGAAGGTTGGCATTCACGAGACTATCTTTGCCAGCACAAATCAGGACGCAGTTTTTTTGCTCAAACAATGATCGCCGTTTTGCGCGACGAAAGTGACGAGTTTTCTGGCTATACCGTTGTATTTCGAGATATCACGGAGCGAAAGGTGTCGAGTGATAACCTGGCCAATTTGCTCACTAAAGACCACCTCACAGGCGCAGTTAATCGCGCTCACTTTTTCAACTTGGCAGAGAGAGAGTTGGCTCGGGCAAGTCGATACGAGCACTCAATATCGATAATCATGCTAGACGCCGATCACTTCAAGCATGTTAATGATAGCTGGGGGCATCCCGTTGGCGACGAAGTTCTTAAGTCTATAGTCAAAATTGCCGAAGGAGTTCTTCGTCCCGGAGATACTATAGCTAGGTTTGGAGGCGAAGAATTTGTCGTTATGTTGCCTAAAAGTAATAGCATCGAGACTTCAGTAATTGCTGAGCGACTGAGGAGCAGCATTGAAGCATCTAGTGTCGATGCTGGCGATGAGGAAATCAAAATTACAGTCAGTATTGGATGCGCCTCGATGAGTCAATCGCGATCCACTCTAAAACAGTTGTTAGTCTCAGCAGATACCGCGCTCTACCAAGCAAAATCCAGGGGTAGAAACTGTATAGTTGATATTGATGACTGCTAA
- a CDS encoding LysE family translocator gives MPDATNLYLFIAAALMLLIVPGPNMAIVSSHAVAHGWRAGLAAALGITLADVLMTVMVSAGLGALVMSWAPAFDLLRWAGACYLMWLAWQALKTPPADTDTQATQASFWKILARATLNSLLNPKALLFFMVFLPQFVSVGASSVTSQLMFLGLLLALIALIFHSLLGFCAGRLHGRLSKGMISKRLGAYGFAAVMTALAARLLLLNRPL, from the coding sequence ATGCCGGACGCCACTAACCTCTACCTATTCATTGCCGCCGCCTTGATGTTGCTGATCGTGCCTGGCCCTAACATGGCTATCGTCAGCAGCCATGCAGTTGCCCACGGCTGGCGCGCCGGCCTCGCCGCAGCACTAGGAATAACCCTTGCCGATGTGCTGATGACCGTCATGGTTAGCGCAGGTCTCGGTGCGCTGGTGATGAGTTGGGCGCCGGCGTTTGACTTGCTACGGTGGGCTGGGGCTTGTTATCTGATGTGGCTGGCCTGGCAGGCATTGAAGACTCCTCCTGCGGACACTGATACTCAAGCTACACAGGCTTCGTTTTGGAAGATCCTTGCCCGAGCCACGCTCAACAGTCTGTTAAACCCTAAGGCGCTGTTGTTCTTCATGGTATTCCTGCCGCAGTTCGTCAGCGTAGGTGCCAGCAGCGTCACCTCGCAATTGATGTTCTTAGGTTTGTTGCTTGCGCTGATCGCATTGATCTTCCATTCCCTGCTCGGATTTTGCGCCGGACGGCTGCATGGGCGCCTCAGCAAAGGCATGATATCTAAACGCCTTGGTGCTTATGGCTTCGCTGCGGTAATGACAGCTCTGGCGGCACGTTTACTGCTGCTCAACCGGCCGCTTTAA
- a CDS encoding MarR family winged helix-turn-helix transcriptional regulator translates to MKNFTPPIVSSLDAHMGFWLRYVSNQVSARFQKLLEDQGTSVTEWVALRVLFDEPEASHAELIQSLGMTKGAASKVVSRLEEKGLATRRLAEGSSKEQVLALTTKGRALVPKLAALADQNDDHFFGHLSHDERGVLMKTFKNLVAHHNIKEVPVA, encoded by the coding sequence ATGAAGAACTTCACCCCCCCCATTGTCAGCTCGTTGGATGCTCACATGGGCTTCTGGCTCAGATACGTCTCTAACCAGGTGTCTGCGCGCTTTCAGAAGTTGCTTGAGGATCAAGGCACGAGCGTCACCGAATGGGTCGCCTTGCGCGTGCTCTTTGACGAGCCTGAGGCCTCTCATGCCGAACTCATCCAGTCACTGGGCATGACCAAAGGGGCTGCGTCGAAGGTGGTCAGTCGATTGGAGGAGAAGGGGCTCGCAACTCGTCGGCTGGCCGAGGGCAGTTCAAAGGAACAAGTGCTAGCTCTGACTACGAAAGGCAGGGCGCTCGTGCCGAAGCTTGCTGCTCTCGCAGACCAGAATGACGATCACTTTTTCGGTCACCTCAGCCATGACGAGCGAGGTGTCCTGATGAAGACCTTCAAGAACTTAGTGGCGCATCACAACATCAAGGAAGTTCCCGTCGCTTAA